Proteins from a single region of Palaemon carinicauda isolate YSFRI2023 chromosome 1, ASM3689809v2, whole genome shotgun sequence:
- the LOC137629523 gene encoding uncharacterized protein has protein sequence MLIAVTARIFNIVKVKSFKGVLKKLEPRSLQEAERFWIMQAQKSLPENWEKCFQRLGTFQAEDGTIMVGQRMERWLKHNGNQDSFILLPGKHPFTVLYISYLHRLDHAGVDVTLCKLQSKFWVPSARKIIRLIKRGCILCRKLDAKVEGQRMDQISDERMSHCPAFYHTAVDIFGHFQIKDNVKKRTTGKAFGVIFNCIVTRAVYIDVVDGYDTYSFLKCFRRFTAVHGYPDTVHSDLGSQLVSASKELKSDINNWNIHEITEFGAKEGLKWKFNRSADAAWQNGTTFFEIANLMNERPIGIKPGMDVELGTYLCPNDLLLGRASNKVLSGSWSTSGDTKKRLNFIQNVVDTFWRKWQRDYFPTLIVRQKWHTDKRNVQPGDIVLIKDTNVVRGKWKMGQVVDTETSRDNKVRDVSIRYKIQRPGKYKGQSDTVIKRSVHKLEVLLPVEEQLKEAGVYY, from the exons ATGTTAATTGCAGTCACTGCTAGGATATTTAATATTGTTAAGGTGAAATCTTTTAAGGGTGTTCTAAAGAAACTTGAACCTAGATCACTCCAGGAAGCTGAGAGGTTTtggattatgcaagcacaaaaaagtCTTCCTGAGAACTGGGAAAAATGCTTTCAAAGATTAGGAACATTTCAAGCTGAAGATGGTACAATTATGGTAGGACAGAGAATGGAAAGATGGTTGAAACATAATGGGAACCAAGATAGCTTCATTCTATTACCTGGTAAGCATCCATTTACAGTCTTGTACATTAGTTATTTACACAGGTTGGATCATGCTGGAGTTGATGTTACACTATGTAAGCTTCAGTCTAAATTTTGGGTTCCTTCAGCACGTAAAATCATAAGATTGATAAAGAGAGGTTGTATTCTTTGCAGGAAACTGGATGCCAAAGTTGAAGGTCAAAGAATGGATCAGATTTCTGATGAAAGAATGAGTCATTGTCCAGCATTCTATCACACTGCTGTggatatttttggacattttcaaatcaaagataatgtaaagaaaaggaCAACTGGTAAAGCTTTTGGTGTTATATTCAATTGTATTGTTACACGTGCCGTGTATATTGATGTTGTAGATGGATATGATACTTATAGTTTTTTAAAGTGTTTCAGAAGATTTACAGCAGTTCATGGCTATCCTGATACTGTACACTCTGACTTAGGCTCACAATTGGTATCAGCAAGTAAAGAACTTAAGAGTGATATTAACAACTGGAACATACACGAGATCACTGAATTTGGAGCAAAGGAaggcttgaaatggaaatttaatcggTCTGCAGATGCTGCATGGCAGAATGGG ACAACATTTTTTGAAATAGCAAACTTAATGAATGAAAGGCCAATTGGAATAAAACCTGGTATGGATGTAGAATTAGGAACATATTTGTGTCCGAACGATTTACTTTTGGGTAGAGCAAGTAATAAAGTACTATCTGGTTCATGGTCTACATCAGGTGACACCAAGAAAAggttgaactttatacaaaatgttgtcgACACTTTTTGGCGTAAGTGGCAGAGAGATTATTTCCCTACACTCATTGTAAGGCAAAAATGGCACACAGATAAAAGAAATGTACAACCTGGTGATATTGTTCTGATTAAAGACACAAATGTTGtgcgaggaaaatggaaaatggggcaggttgtagatacagaaacaagcagagacaataaggtgagagatgtaagcattagatacaaaatacaaagaccAGGAAAATATAAGGGACAAAGTGACACAGTTATCAAGAGATCGGTTCACAAGTTGGAGGTATTGCTACCCGTTGAAGAACAATTAAAGGAGGCGGGAgtgtattattag